The Lycium barbarum isolate Lr01 chromosome 4, ASM1917538v2, whole genome shotgun sequence nucleotide sequence atattggtggaacgggatgaagaaagatataacggAATTtgtcaatgtcccaactgtcaacaggtgaaaatcgagcaccaaaagccaggcggattgttccaagctatagaaatcccaacttggaagtggaaagtgattaacatggatttcattataggtttaccccgttctcgacgtaagtatgattccatatgggtgattgtggatagactcaccaagtcagctcatttcttaccaattagaacgacgtatgtggcagaagattatgcaaagctttatcttaaagagatagtgagattGCAttgtgttccagtatctattatctccgacagagggactcagttcacatccaatttttggaagtccttccaagagggtctagtgacccaagtgagccttggtacgacatttcacccgcagactgacgggcaagctgagcgtaccatccagactcttgaggatatgttatgggcatgtatgatagattttggaggaaattgggatgaccatttgccactcattgaatttgcttataataacagtcaCCATTCtatcattcaaatggcaccgtatgaagctttatatgggcgataGTGtaaatccccaattgggtggtttgaaacaggagagactagattgatagggccagacttggtccagcaagccatagagaaagtcaagctcatacaagatcggttgttagcagcccaaagtcgtcaaaagtcctatgcggataatcgtcgaagagacttagagttccaagtgaaagattgggtattcttgaaagtgtcaccaatgaagggtgtaatgagattttgcAAAAAGGGGAAACATAGTCCCccatacattgggccttatgagattgtgtgcaaagtgggcaaagtggcccatgagttagatctaccccctgatttggagttagtccatctagtttttcatgtttcgatactTCGAAAATGTTttggagatcctactacgatcgtgccaataagtgatgtgcaagtgaaagaaaagttaacttatgaagaagtgcccattgccattctagataggcaagtacggaggcttagaaacaaagaggtggcctcagttaaggttccatggagaagcaataaacgagaagagatgacatgggaagcagaagaaagtatgcgatccagatacccgcatttattccaatccccagaagaaattaaagatgaaacactaacgatataaggtatatatacttacttttcatgcttttggtcgtgtgtggccatagatatgttgatattaggATCTATCcctatgaggcaatgatattatgggttgttgtgacaagttggtagtgccaaattacagggaaaactctggcgaaattttcgcaggatcccaagtgtttaacattcgaggacgaatgttcttaaggggggaagaatgttacacctcggaaaatttttcgttggtacgcaagtgaatgatctagtgaggagtacaagtatacgatatttccatgagtatgaaatgacatggatgaccctaagtaagattccaaaggcgattgcaataagagataggttatgctccatgatgACAAACTATAGattctaaaaatgtggaaagttgcagatttgcactttggccagttgaacgtaaaatgaaatacggaccgtaaagtagtatacggcccgtaaactgccatgtagtattttgacttccaaaacttcaactttctgtcaaatgtccaaatggttaaatacgacttggaatacggaccgtaaattgaaatacggcccataaactacgatcgtaaatcaccatgatccccaacatactttctggttctgtgATGCTTAAAGATGCCCACAGAATaaggaccgtaaaatggaatactgcccgtaaactgggtttacgaccactatgcactttcgacgactgttcatttcagatcagattttgggttattaaaaaagggaccaagtttattatttcatttcatttcacttctacatgacaccccttctctctaaaacatctctctacataaattccataagaattcaaggatatttggtgatcaacaacctaaactaagtgaatcaagtataagaaaacccattaaggatcatacaagtcaagaaatctcattggagataaactagggttttgctcaagtagagtattatcaaccaaggcttgttcctatgacatctaaggtaagattcatgatatctctatgttatttaaggtacttaagagttgaaatacttatattgtagaaaggtatggcaaaatgggtcaggaatggggaatagtgccattttgagaaatagtttgaattgagttatgagtcttgatgtattgtaatgtaaatgtgttataaatgatgttgagaacatgagacgAGTAATGTACGttaatggacatagtcgtgtgttatagccatggatatggataattgaaagcaaattgagaaatgtggataatgtggatgaatagtgactattgttatggtattgtgaatgggttgttgacgtttgggagttgatatacgttatggaggaatgtcgtataaataaaggagatgctttccgattttctctatctttagtcatatatgctagctatcgattctaacgatagtatgactttaatgaaggtagaaacgctagcattggaggagaaagcgcaagggttgaatagttgaacggaaaggtatgtaagggtaacccttatttcataagtcatggttctttggccaaatatgtaactcttctatgagactatgatgtccttgaaatgacttgatctcccgagctagtaagctcatgattcttgatacgccacgattgtactaaatccctcgtatgacgagtaggcctataaagatgagtgtgatgaatgacgataatagtataatgatgttgatgatgattatgataatgatgtaaatagtaaagatgcttatgagctattatgtatatgtgtctatgtatgattatCATGGAACCTCAAGCTCATGAGgctgggtaagatatgtaaataagtatgtatatgattacgtaacgcgcgcacacctcagcagatggtacggataaccctgacgccttggtagggccaggtagatgtaaccctgaagccttggtagggccaggtataagtAACCTTgggccttggttggccaagtatgtatgaaacaccgatcctctatggtcgggtatgctatgcaaatactatgtatatgatttgatgatgtatACGATATAGAAAtcagtatgaatatgaatatgatacgatatgaatgtgaataaggatatgtatacgactacgagtactaatatggaacggatatgaTTTGGATAtaagtacacaaatacgcatttgaAATGGAaagccctatgaaaggcaagtaagtgcctatgacgatgatatcaccatctcccatcttgtgctatttcttatgttgcttattatgcttctatattgatattgatcatgctttacatactcagtacattcttcgtactgacgtccttttgtttgtggacgctgcgtcatgcccgcaggtgcacagggagacaggctcgatccattgCAGTATTCTCaaagactacatagcagagctccatttcattcggagccatagcttttgggtacttattcttttgtgtatataattatgggcatagcggggtcctgtcccgcttatgtgatatgttatgctctccttagaggctcgtagatacgtgtaTAAtgatagatatgtctggccttgtcggcctatattttgtatatcattttgacaaccttgtcggctcatgtacattgatgcggCATAGATGCTAACCATGATAtgaaaagcattgtcgtccaataggACTAGCATAAATGGAGATTAGAaatatatgtttaattatgtggctcacctaaatgttaGTGAAGTGTAAGACAAGGGGTgcctcgggtgggctagcaccgggcgctcgtcgtggCCCTCTAGGTGGGTTGTGACAGGAGCGGTTAGAACTCTAACCTATTTCAACCCATAAACCCTTCTTACCAACGAATGCTAGGGTTTTCATGACTAGAACGTGTTCTTAAACACTTTATGAATCAATCATGGACTCTAATCTCATAGGAAAACCTACACTAGTCTATACCCTTTCAATAATATCACAAaagtcaaggatcataccttattTAAGGAATATTAACTTATCCCAAACGTcccttttttcttctcttttttgggATCAAAGAATCTAGGGTTTATGGAAGATGaactagtattaatttgatgttagattgatgaagtaatgatggttattgatcaagaacttatcttatatgttttggggaaaccctagggttgtttCCACTTAAAAAGTCTGCCAAAAAGAAGTGGGATTGAATATAACGAAATTAGGCTTTTATAAATTTCGAGAAAAgtcgcttcaggcataaaatggcctggtgcgtCGCCCAGGGCGGCGCACATTGTGTATCCATTTCGATGgcatcaaaattttgagtttgcTGAAAATTTAGCCTGGGGCACCGCCTAGGGCGCCACGCCAGCCTAATTTTTGCACTGAACAGATGAtgctcagtaaaatgggcataactcctagcacaaagCTCTGTTGGAGCTGGCCAACCTGTCATTTGAAAGGTATTttaaagatatacaactttcattaaggaaagtttcccaaattcccaacctattttCACAAAAAGGGCTGAGAATTCAGATTTACTAAAATTTAGACGAGCttaagaactcttacgaacttcattATATGGTattgatcttaaatcaactatttccagccaaactcatattgataggacatcatatgcctaaaatgtcacattacttcAAATTTAATACATTCACACCTTACtcaaatttacggagtgttactatcatttgtattattcatcacaagattgtactcataacatgtcaagaactatagtTCAAGTCAAGCTACCATTCAAGAattccactatttccatatttgaacttcacACTCTACTTTCTTCCAAAATCCAGGTATTTcgaccactcaatattcttaataacatgaataaaatgtgaaactcacctttgatcacataggaatgggctttggatgaaaatactccacttgagagaaACCCTACTTCAATActaaagagattcttggtttccacaagcCTAGTgaacatccttgcacttgattctactaatttctTGGTGCTTACTCCTTAATTCCTCTTGGATTTGGGATAATATGatatggagagtattctagagtttTCAGGACTTCGAGAGAAGTGAAATATGAAAATTATGaacaagggtcgtctatttatagctagaACCATAAAATTCCAGAGAGGCGGTTTGACGAGCGAGTCAACGGTCCATCAACTTGCTCTATCGACTTACGCCTACATATCACCGATTGCAGAAACATATTGATGGTGCACAGTGACGGCCCGTCGACACTAACTGGTGACAGTAGAATTTCCTGAATCAGTTCAGATTGCattgattcgattcgttcaacttctaaccccgtaaattaCTGGTAATGCCTACTGTTACTGTAGAATTTCCTAAATCAGTTGTTACGGACCTagagcttattggtactactcttgtatatatatttgggTACGGTGAAACCCTGCCCCGTCCTCGTGGAttatgtatcttatttagaggctcgtagacagacgtaTATGGGTAGATGTTTCATAACCTTGTCCGTCATTgctgttgtataatattttggtcaAGCTTCTTGATATATGATTGCGAGCATAACTATGGATAGCTATATTAAGTGAGATGTTCATAAATTATCTGTGTGACCCACCTAGTAGTGAGAAAAGAATGTTagatcagaggtgctcggtaagctagtactgggtacccgtcatggcctctagcGGGGTCGttacaaagtggtatcagagtagttcgtccttggatatgtctatgagccgtgtccgatagagtcctgtttatgggtgtgaagtgcgccacacttataaataggaggctaaggggcatttaggaataattgaccttctttctcatcttagatcgtgtggtAGAGCCATGTTATCAGGTTCTCCTCCTttcttaatcgtgtgttatgatttctgcgatgcctgtgaagagaaaagctacagtggcccagaagggcaagacggtgaccGCAAGAAGAattgaacgggagccaccggcgGAGGTAGAAGAGTGTGAGTCTCATAATGAGGTTCCCTCCCAGACCTCTCATGCTCCACCCTTATCAACGGAGCAGGAAAgagcttcagctccagccccaacacctccagttccaccgccaggaGCTCCGGGCTAGCAGATGACTGAAGCTATTCAGTTGTTGCCTCAGTTAGTTTCAtcgcaagctcagcggcaaggtgtGGGCCAAGGTgatagggcggtaagtgcaagagacCGCGATTTTATCAGTCTGAATCCTCATCAATTCTATGGATCGAAACCAGATGAAgtcccgcaaggttttatagatagGATGCTGAGGACACtacggataatacatgcttcagatacagagtcagtggagttggcaccTATAGGCTGCGGGATGTTGCCGTTTTATGGTACAATAATTTGATatcttcaaggaaggaaaatgtACCTCCCCCAGCTTGGCAAGAATTTACAGACGCTTTTCTGCGACAATACCTACCACCGGAGTTTAGACGGGCCCGAGCCGATAAATTGTTaaatcttaagcaagggaatatgagtgctcgggaatacaTCCTCCGCTTTAATTCTTTATCCAGGTACGCCCAAgctatggtagccgacatgggagatcgtgtgcatcgatttgtgagtgggttggagccacatttgtttaaggaatgcttgacggtCTCACTTCAAGACAGGATGGATATTGcccatattcaggcccatgcccagaacctgGAGAAGCAGCAGCAGCCACAGGGAGGTGAATGTGATTTTGATAAGGGGCATAGAAAAAGCGCCAGATCTTTTAGTGCTAGTAGTAAATATAGAGGAGGGCAGAAACAACAATATTCTAGGTATTCAGGACAATCAGTAGCGAGCGCACGCCTTGGATTTGCGGGCATGAGATTTGATCATCATATTTATTCTGGACCGAGCGAAAGCTCTAGAGTTTCAGGCTCCCAGTATAGGGATGATTCAGGCCGGGTGAGACCACCTTCACCCTGATGTGATcagtgtggcaggccacactctgggcagtgctgcATAGGTTCAGGTGCTTGCTACGCCTGCGGTCGGATTggtcatatgatgcgtgattgtctgTTAAGGAATGGTGAaaatggggctcagcccacaggatcaacggTTGGCTCTTCATCATCCATACGCCCGGTGGAGAAAGGTTGGCAGGTGCCAGTAGGTTGCGGTAGAGGAAGgggaggagcatccagttcaagtggCCATCAAAACTGTATCTATGCACTAGCtgaacgacaggatcttgagtcctcccccgatgcTGACACATGTAGATTGCCAATATTCTATCATGATATATGTGCGTTGATTGACTCGAGTTCTACATTGCTATATGCTACTTCTTATATTGCTCGTGGGACCGGAGTGAAACTTGGGTTGattaaatatttcaaagtgttCCATTAGTGAGACGTCAATACGATTAGATAGAAGTTGTAACTTCTGCTTGAAGTATGAAGTGGAAGGGATAAGTATATATTTAGGCATGACCCTTGAGCATAAATAAGCTAATAAGTTATGAGTACAAAGCGGTAGAAGAGGTAAGAGAGGATGATGTGCATGCCAAAAGAGCTAGATATCGATAAAAGCCTTTTTATCATATAAAGTATATTAGCAAGGATGTTGTACGGAGGTACGAGTATAGGGATATATGAATATGAGACAAAGTTAAGACTAAGGtgcaaaaatattctttttcagaAGTCTTCTTGTTATAAGACTATTGAATTAGTAATATAAGGCTGAATGCCTAATGAAAGGTGTGGATGATGCGTTGAAGAGATTGGTTATGTAATGGTAGGTGAATGAGTGAAAATCACGAATTGATATAAGATGTACCCTCCATTGAGAAGATCAATTTGTAGATTAAAACAAGTTTGTCTAAAGACCAGGTGTTTATGTGGCAAAGAGAAGGAGGAACATTAACAATCAGAGTAGGTTTTGGAGAATCAAAATTGGCGCCGGATACCATCACGATGAGGAAGTGGGCAAAGATGAGACAAACGAGTATTGGAGCAGAAGTAGGCCTCATTAAGAGATAGAAATATGGTAATAAAGGGAATTGGAAACCACCTCTAAGAGGTACTACACTGGCAGGCAGATAAGATGAAATGACGATTTGATGATGACAATACTCAGCCAGTCATGTGCAtgactaaataaatattaaaaagGAGTACACTAAGAAAGAAGAAATTACCCAGGAATtcaaaaaaggggggggggggggggtgtaataGGAAGTTCAGAAATGAGGAAGCAGGGAAGGATTGAGTATGATGCTATTCGAAGCAGATGGAAGACTAAGATAAAAGTTGAGTGAAATAGCCATTAAGGATAAGGGGAAGAACATCTTATGTATTAAGAAGAAACCATGGTATTGCTTATATAAAGAAACCAAGGAATCCAATAAAGTTCAGTCATCAGAAACTGAGGCGCTCTCTAGCCCAAAGGACCATCGAATACTATTGTAGCAAAACTAGGAATGCCAGAGATTCAGAGTAAGAAAACCCAACGGGGttaaggaaaatacaagttaCCTGGACGATTCGGTCAGTGCCAATACAACCAAACGGTATGCATACAAGGAATGATGTAACATCTTCCTAGAGGAGCTCCAGATAGAGACATCAGTACCCTCAGGTATGTACTGCTTTCTTGAGGGATTTCTTGGTCGTACGTGGCCAGTAtggatattgatgttgtagccctgtgaggcattgcatattttaggttgttgtgacaggatggtagtggtacaattataggggaaactatggaaatatttttttagaaatcCCTACGAGcccaacatttgaggacgaatgtttctaaagggagAGAGGATGTTaaaccccgtatcttcgaagaagcacttatcacatttgaaacataagtacgttgagttatggttaagtaaaaccactttggaatataagcaagcattattaagtatatttaatgagtgaaggatttatataaggtataccggaaggttatataaggaaatgagtcgaagaaatggagtagtacgactttggagaaaggatgggcaaagtttcgtgtgaaaattttagtccaacttgagggaagaatatctcttggcatatgaagtgttttaaggtgtttcaaaagcctagaatgaatttcgtcgagtctagtttccaatgcaataaactgCTCGTCGACAgcacattggagtagagaattattgacgttacaagttcggctgacaaagcagaaacgcgtgctacagtactactacagtaaccgacttgctacagtccccccccccccccgattttgacccctataaaaagggtaataacccccttttttcatcagattttcctagaaaattccagaaattagtagagagaaagtgagggaattagaagtgagcaatttttaagtagcggagtagtggtcTAGGTTCGAGTAACGTGTgattgtgattctagtattggtTTGCGGTCGATTTttgcgtggatattgaggatattgctgtcttaaaaagaaataaggtatgaatctttctcttttggtattatttaaacCTAATTTGCAGAGATAAAGCCGTTAAATAATGGTGTAGCGAATTGTGAAGGGAGAAATGGGATAAACACCGTGTGaggtgttttatggaatactttgatgttaccaatgatgttattgatgttggtactGATGATTTTGGGCTaagcatataaatagaggagatgctgccgaaattttggcagattctaggaagatttatttgaaggattaagacaaacGTATAAAgctgagtctaacaatagtataaattttattcaatatagatttacgatcctgggaggacaagcgttgagtagttaaagttaaggcgacaaaaaaaggtatgttaaggctagtccctttctttcaaaaggcatgattcctatgttatgatttcatatatgtttctataaccttcttacttccaaaagttagaagttcatgattcttaaaagcttcttatgatactaaagatgagatttttttttctatgatgagcttgatgatgatgattttgattctagaaattccaaagcttatgattttaatgttattatgagattattgagcttattgcatgattttcttgattttatccattattgttgatctcaccttatgataattgatccttcaaggtgagatatagcgatgatgattattccataacataatcggaggttacttaccttatgtcactccgatagagttatagctttctttgggctctcatgcatgctacttatgttataatatatatatatatatatatatatatatatatatatatatatatatatatatatatatatatatatatatatatggaggatATGGGGGAAGGCGAGGCGTTATAGatgcatggccacctgatcagctggtttattatgatatcgtcccggacgcaaGATATATGGTTAAGTGGATCGGGCCGTTTGTTCCTCGTtactattatgtatataatatatagatGGATcaggccgttcgttccgcgaAAAAATGATATACTtttggatcaggctgcacgttccctaacaattctattttatgtatacgtatatgagaaatgtttttatgaaaggaaagttaagcatgcatggtatccgccttgaGAGACACTCAGATGTGCAGGTTACCCTTTTCCCTCTTGATATGCTCCATGtgtcttattatattattgttcatgccttacatactcagtactccattcgtactgacgtcctttcttgtggacgctgcgttcacgCCCGCAGGTAGACGCATCTGATTACTAGGAGTTCCACCAACGGCATCTTgaaagcgctccagttgttccggagctacagcttattggtactattcttgtgtatatatttgggcaggGTGAAACCCTGCCCCGTCCTCGTGGAttatgtatcttatttagaggctcatagacagacgTATGTGGGTAGATGTTTCGTAACCTTGTCCGTCCTTgctgttgtataatattttggtcaAGCTTATTGATATATGATTGCGGGCATAACTATGGATAGCTATATTAAGTGAGATGTTCATAAATTATCCGTGTGACCCACCTAGTAGTGAGAAAAGAATGTTAGATCAGAGGTGTTCGGTAAGCTAgtactgggtacccgtcatggcctctagcGGGGTCGTGACATGTACTTGCTTGTCTATGGCACCAAAGCAATCATACCTGCATAAGTGGAAATACCTTTCTTAGCATCATTTATGAAGCAGAGTTGGACAATGCATAATGGGTCCAAAACTGGTCTAAAACTGATGCGAGCAACTTGCTCTAATCGAGAGGATGATTCTTATATGTCGCAGCCAATtataccaacaaagaatggcTTGTGCTTTCAACAAGCGAGTCAGAGTTCAAATTTTTCAAATAGGACAACTGGTACTCAAGCGAGTGTTCCCACACCAAGAAGAGTACAAAgaaaaatttgcacctaactggagAGGCCTGTACGTGGTTTGCAAGGTACTCTCCTG carries:
- the LOC132637537 gene encoding uncharacterized protein LOC132637537; its protein translation is MTEAIQLLPQLVSSQAQRQGVGQGDRAVSARDRDFISLNPHQFYGSKPDEVPQGFIDRMLRTLRIIHASDTEMDIAHIQAHAQNLEKQQQPQGGECDFDKGHRKSARSFSASSKYRGGQKQQYSRPHSGQCCIGSGACYACGRIGHMMRDCLLRNGENGAQPTGSTVGSSSSIRPVEKGWQVPVGCGRGRGGASSSSGHQNCIYALAERQDLESSPDADTCRLPIFYHDICALIDSSSTLLYATSYIARGTGVKLGLIKYFKVFH